One Streptomyces umbrinus genomic window, CCCCGCCGAGACGCGTCAGGTACTCATCCGGTCGCTCGCGATGCTCGCCACCAAGCGGGCCGAGCTGCCCAGTCGCAAGCACGGCAACCCACCCCAGTGAACGCACCACGTCGGCAGGAAGGCTGAACATCGTGCCCCACGGTGCGAACCCGGTACGCCCGGACCAGGAGAACATCGGATCCCCGGTCGCGCGAGGCCGGGAAGAAGGACGCCCGGTCTCCACCGGCCCGCACGTCCTCGTCGTCACCGCTGTGCCTGCGGAACGGGACGCGATCGCAAGTGCCTTCGACGGCCTGCGGCACGAGATCCCGCTCCGCAGCGTAAATCTGCACCGGGTGGCGGCTGCCGACACCACTCTCGACCTGCTGGCCGCCGGGGTCGGCCCCGCGGCGGCGGCCGCCTCGACCGCGACCGCCCTGACCACCGCCGCGCTCACCGGGGCGGCGTACGACCTCGTCCTGTGCGCGGGCATCGGCGGCGGTTTCCAGCCCGCCGCACCGATCGGCTCACTCGTCGTCGCGGACGAGATCGTCGCGGCGGATCTGGGCGCCGAGACGGCCGATGGCTTTGTGCCGGTCAGCGACCTCGGTTTCGCCTCGGTCACGCACCGCCCGGCCCCGGATCTCGTACGACGGGTCGCGGCCGCGACAGGGGCGTCGGCGGGTTCGGTGCTCACCGTCTCCACAGTGACCGGCAGCGCCCGGAGGGCCGCCGAACTGCGCAGCCGGCACCCACGTGCCCTCGCCGAGGCCATGGAGGGGTTCGGCGTCGCCGCGGCGTGCGCCGTGGCCGACTGCCCGGTCCTGGAGATCCGCGCCGTGTCCAACCCCGTCGGACCGCGCAACCGCGCCCTGTGGCACATCGAGGACGCGCTCACCGCCCTGACCAAGGCGTTCGAACTGCTCGCGCCCGCACTGGGACCCCCATCCGCACCCGCTCACACGAGGACCACGTGACCCGCCCGGCAGCACGGGCGTATGGCCACCGGGGTCGCTTACGTCGGTGGCCTGGCGCAGGGCCCGGTTGTGACGGTCCGTCAACTCCATGGCAACGGGCGAGAGATGTATGTCCGCGCGCAGGGTGAGCGTGTACGGCGACCGCTCGACGGTGTCCGTCGGTGCGAGGACGACGGAGAGTCGGGGTGCCGTCGGTACGTCGGCCATCCGCGGCGTGATCCTCAGGTGCCGCCCTCAGGAGCCACACAGAGTAGCTACGGCAGCGCCTTGGCTGAACCAGCCTCGCAGGTCA contains:
- a CDS encoding futalosine hydrolase, which codes for MGSPVARGREEGRPVSTGPHVLVVTAVPAERDAIASAFDGLRHEIPLRSVNLHRVAAADTTLDLLAAGVGPAAAAASTATALTTAALTGAAYDLVLCAGIGGGFQPAAPIGSLVVADEIVAADLGAETADGFVPVSDLGFASVTHRPAPDLVRRVAAATGASAGSVLTVSTVTGSARRAAELRSRHPRALAEAMEGFGVAAACAVADCPVLEIRAVSNPVGPRNRALWHIEDALTALTKAFELLAPALGPPSAPAHTRTT